Proteins encoded within one genomic window of Candidatus Methanoperedens sp.:
- the aroA gene encoding 3-phosphoshikimate 1-carboxyvinyltransferase: MKLTIQRSEVKGTVNAPPSKSYTHRAIAIAALSKKVTVNYPLISEDTRATIRASEAFGASIESRKEALLVKGFDGELKIPDNVIDVANSGTTLRIMTAVASLVKGATVLTGDASIRTRPNTPLLNALNGLGAEAFSTRNNGMAPIVVRGRMRGGRVYIDGSISSQFISALLIACPFSDSETQILIKGELKSRPYVNITIDMLKGAGAKIITDSPNSFTIPPQQEYNLSSYNVPGDFSSASYMMAAGALCGDVTIKNLFPSEQGDSALIEILGKMGANVEWDEKRGVVRVRRGELTGITVDVGKTPDLVPTLAVLGAAAEGTMIIENAEHVRYKETDRLHAMTVELKKMGVDITEEKDQLMIRGGPLRGTEVHGWDDHRIVMALAVAGMVAGDTVIDTVESVSISYPGFFEDLRKIGAVVS; the protein is encoded by the coding sequence ATGAAACTAACCATCCAGAGATCGGAAGTAAAAGGGACCGTAAACGCCCCGCCCTCAAAAAGCTATACCCACAGGGCTATAGCAATAGCTGCCCTCTCCAAAAAAGTAACTGTAAATTATCCGCTGATCTCAGAAGATACACGGGCCACGATAAGAGCATCGGAAGCATTTGGCGCAAGCATAGAATCAAGGAAAGAGGCACTGCTTGTCAAAGGATTCGATGGGGAATTAAAAATCCCGGACAATGTGATCGATGTTGCTAACTCGGGCACAACTCTTCGCATTATGACCGCGGTGGCCTCGCTCGTGAAGGGCGCCACGGTGCTTACAGGTGATGCGAGTATAAGGACCAGGCCAAATACGCCTCTGCTTAATGCTCTGAACGGTCTCGGCGCTGAGGCGTTCTCCACGCGTAACAACGGCATGGCTCCCATTGTGGTGAGAGGAAGGATGCGGGGAGGACGCGTCTATATCGACGGGTCGATAAGTTCCCAGTTCATATCTGCGCTGCTCATAGCATGCCCTTTCTCAGATAGTGAGACCCAAATATTGATAAAGGGTGAATTGAAATCCCGCCCTTATGTCAATATCACTATCGACATGCTAAAAGGCGCGGGAGCCAAGATAATTACCGATAGTCCAAACTCCTTCACCATTCCGCCGCAACAGGAGTATAATTTGAGCTCTTATAATGTTCCCGGGGATTTTTCCTCGGCTTCATATATGATGGCAGCAGGAGCGCTGTGCGGCGATGTTACCATCAAGAACCTCTTCCCCTCAGAACAGGGTGATTCGGCCTTGATCGAGATACTCGGGAAAATGGGAGCGAATGTCGAGTGGGACGAGAAAAGAGGCGTGGTCAGGGTGAGGAGGGGAGAGCTAACAGGCATTACCGTCGATGTCGGAAAAACGCCGGACCTTGTTCCCACGCTGGCCGTACTGGGGGCAGCGGCGGAAGGAACCATGATAATTGAGAACGCAGAGCATGTGAGATACAAGGAAACCGACAGGCTGCATGCAATGACGGTCGAGCTGAAAAAGATGGGCGTGGACATCACGGAAGAAAAAGACCAGCTTATGATCAGAGGCGGACCTCTAAGAGGCACGGAAGTGCATGGCTGGGACGATCACCGCATCGTGATGGCGCTGGCGGTGGCAGGGATGGTGGCAGGAGACACTGTGATCGATACGGTTGAGTCGGTCAGCATCTCGTACCCGGGCTTCTTTGAGGATTTGAGGAAGATAGGCGCGGTTGTTTCATAA